DNA from Brassica napus cultivar Da-Ae chromosome C4, Da-Ae, whole genome shotgun sequence:
ACTTTATTCTTTCGTGGCCGTCTTGTTTATTTATACTTTAGCGACAATTATTGAGGATTATTAATATActattctatatttttcttctcATATCCAAAACTAATGAAAAAGTGTATAATACGCGTTTTTCTTTATAATAGAACAATAATGTATGTTGTTCTCTTTCAAGTATTGATTACGAAGTAGGAAATGCTACTCCATGCCATATAGAATAGATTCTAGAGTTATAATCGAATAGCAGTATCAGTTTCCTTTTAGAATAATCGTCCTTAGGTCTGGCTAACTTTGTTTTTGGAGCCATATAGTCTAGTCATAGCTTTTTTCCTCATGCAGCAGTCACATGGTAGagactaaaaataataaatgctTCCTTATAAAATTTGTGATCAATCTTATATAGAATTGTATCACGTATATAACCATTTAcattattttgatacataaaacaTATGATGTGTACTGATTGTATATACATGAATTTGTGTCAAACTTGATAGGTGATATGTTATCTTTTACAGTGAAATCTAGTGTTCAACAAGCTACATACCAACAGTAAAACactaagaacatgattattgCAAAGACCCATTAAAGGTTTTTATTACCTTTTTAATGCTTTTAAGCACAAAAAGTGAATTAAGAGACAAGGTTAAGAAACCTAAACATTTAAGTGGTCCATTGCAAGGTTCGTAATTAatggttcttaaaaaaaagatgTATATAAGATGCACACACTGACACTTGTATGTGTTCTTGCTTCTTACATATCAGAAGGCGAGCCAAACAAACTTGTACATAGACCTCACTGCTTGTTCTACCTTCTCTGTGCCTTGAATCTTGAAACCGGTTTTGATGGCTGAGACCCTGAAGGCTGCTTACATAtacataaacaaacaaacacatgcAGTAAGAATCATATTTTCAGCATTGTGAGTGTCGTATGGTAGAGACATACCTGCATTTTGCCGAGTGTGTTCGTTTCTAGATTATGAGTGTGCTCTACGATCGATCCAGTAAAAGCCTACACTGTTGGGAGCATATATTTAACAAGCTTATCAGATCTGCCCGAGTAACTATACTACTGGCAAacatttgagagagagagagatatgtaACCTTGTTAGTATCAAATTTGGACTCCAGTTTCTGTATAGGTGACTGCACAAAGAAAGTTGTCATGATGATTTGTGAGATTCTTGTAAGAGGTTACGTTTTGTTTGTAGAAAGATAGCAAGATGCAAGGCTGTAATTGCAAAACTCTTATAGTATAAGATCGATATACCTCAATCTTTTGTGGACCTACAACACTGGAACTTGCTTTTCCTCTGGAGGTCGCTTGAAAGTCTCTCAATGTTTCAGCGTTTTGCTGGGGGATTCCGCCACGTGATTGATCCTCTGGTAATAAAAGAATATCAGATGTTGGTTAGAGAATGGAAGATTATTCAGTCTTAATTCAACAATGAAGTCAACTTTTCTTATATCTGAACTGCTTTTGGATCATAAAGCTAACCTTTTTTGAGATATTGTGGCTTTTCAAGAACAAATTCCTCATATCCAATCCTATTGCCGTTTGTTTTATCTCCAAGACCATTCACAACATCAAGCTCGCTCTCCTCCGCATACTGGCTGAAACACAGTTccaaaatcttcttcttctttttgataCTCTTCTCTAATCTCAAGAACTCCTTTCTATTACAGAAACACCACTTAAGATGCATATGCAGAATTAAAAAGGATAAAGCACCAACAGAAGAAACATACCGCTGCTTCTGAAGAAGTATTAGCAAAGAACGAAGCCTCCGTTTGAAAGTCATCAATCTCAGCTTTAAGTGAATGAATCTGAGACTGTAAAGTCTTGTCTCTTCTCCTCAAAACATCAACTGTCTGCTTTAATGTTCTGTCCGTATAGTAGTTCTCTCCCAAAAACACCTTATGTTCAAACcaccacacacacacaaacatataAACAAATCATTTGCTTAAGTTTAAAACAATGTGAACTCCACACTAAGCTTCTAGAAGCATCATATTACCAAACACTCGTTGGTGTGAATCAACCGACCTGGAACATAATTTTACCGAAGTGAACCTGTGTATACAAAGATTCAATCAAAAGGTGTACGAAATTCGAATGTAAAGGAAGGTGTTGAATGGATTGAAAAACTCGACATGATGTTGTGATGGAGCTTCTCGGGGAGCTTCTTGACGAGACTGATGAGATTGTCGTTCTCATCGACGAACCGTTGAAGACGGTTCATCTCTTCCCGCTTCTCTTGGATTCTCTCCTGAGCGATTCGAGGATCCACCgacagagagagaaagaacataagcaaaaaaaacaaacctctCCTCTCACTTCTCATTTGCCTATACGTGGCTACAAGAGCCGTCCCTTGCTCCTCTTAATTAAGATACATACCTTACCTTATGCAgcatttttgattttcttttaattcaCAATTACCCTAAGAAACTCATTAAGAGACATCGATAATGCTGCTCTAAATACGCAGATGGTTGATATATTGTTGGCGACAAGAATTGGAGTAAGAAGACATAAGTGCCTTTTTCTTTCTAATCTGCCAAGAGTATTTGCAAACTTTATGAAATTTCATATTAGTATAAAATCGTTTTAACAATTCAAACCGTTACATCATGAATATTTTATACTGCTAAATCATGCATTGCTATAAATAAATTTGTCTTCCATGTAGAATTAGGTCACTGATGTGTAAGTCATAGTAAGGACTAATTTTTTTTCCCGATCTGACGGAGTCTCAGTTAGTTCTTTGAGTttctaatataaaaatacataaaaaaggCCGATGCCAATCTAAAGCTTTAGAAAAAGGGTAACCTCGATCCGAAATAATTGTATGAAATAAATACAAAGATGTAACGAAGTAGGCATTAGGGTCCATGTTTTGTCAACAATCACATCCGTGACACGCAAGCGTAAATAATACTAGAGACAAATAATCCAAATGATGAGAATGCAtacatatataactaaattgaGAACATTATTTGCTATACTAAGATCGACACGTATTGCCAAAGTCCTGAGTGCATAATTAGACAAACATCATAAGCTTACCACACAATTTTGATGTAAAAATAATCGAGTTCAAGAAAGGGACATCGCCGGAAACTAGTTCAAGAAGAGACATACGACAAAAGCATATGTGATAACTGATCACTTAGACAAGTACCAGAAGAGACATAGAC
Protein-coding regions in this window:
- the LOC106379647 gene encoding uncharacterized protein LOC106379647 isoform X3 → MFQVFLGENYYTDRTLKQTVDVLRRRDKTLQSQIHSLKAEIDDFQTEASFFANTSSEAAEFLRLEKSIKKKKKILELCFSQYAEESELDVVNGLGDKTNGNRIGYEEFVLEKPQYLKKEDQSRGGIPQQNAETLRDFQATSRGKASSSVVGPQKIESPIQKLESKFDTNKAFTGSIVEHTHNLETNTLGKMQPSGSQPSKPVSRFKAQRR
- the LOC106379647 gene encoding uncharacterized protein LOC106379647 isoform X1, with amino-acid sequence MRTTISSVSSRSSPRSSITTSCRVFQSIQHLPLHSNFVHLLIESLYTQVHFGKIMFQVFLGENYYTDRTLKQTVDVLRRRDKTLQSQIHSLKAEIDDFQTEASFFANTSSEAAEFLRLEKSIKKKKKILELCFSQYAEESELDVVNGLGDKTNGNRIGYEEFVLEKPQYLKKEDQSRGGIPQQNAETLRDFQATSRGKASSSVVGPQKIESPIQKLESKFDTNKAFTGSIVEHTHNLETNTLGKMQPSGSQPSKPVSRFKAQRR
- the LOC106379647 gene encoding uncharacterized protein LOC106379647 isoform X4, which translates into the protein MTFKRRLRSLLILLQKQRKEFLRLEKSIKKKKKILELCFSQYAEESELDVVNGLGDKTNGNRIGYEEFVLEKPQYLKKEDQSRGGIPQQNAETLRDFQATSRGKASSSVVGPQKIESPIQKLESKFDTNKAFTGSIVEHTHNLETNTLGKMQPSGSQPSKPVSRFKAQRR
- the LOC106379647 gene encoding uncharacterized protein LOC106379647 isoform X2, which encodes MRTTISSVSSRSSPRSSITTSCRVFQSIQHLPLHSNFVHLLIESLYTQVHFGKIMFQVFLGENYYTDRTLKQTVDVLRRRDKTLQSQIHSLKAEIDDFQTEASFFANTSSEAAEFLRLEKSIKKKKKILELCFSQYAEESELDVVNGLGDKTNGNRIGYEEFVLEKPQYLKKEDQSRGGIPQQNAETLRDFQATSRGKASSSVVGPQKIESPIQKLESKFDTNKCRLLLDRS